A genomic region of Metopolophium dirhodum isolate CAU chromosome 1, ASM1992520v1, whole genome shotgun sequence contains the following coding sequences:
- the LOC132936489 gene encoding uncharacterized protein LOC132936489 → MYLNHMLDKPQALLSQNQIKIQQMRQVTSSPINGYSSLLSNIAESNSNSLPFNSDPELSDLLEEVMDIMNVTSEFSFGTTTQTQTITQMCKKLYNKSHQESPSLHSQYQNSINLCGSQQQQTQNINISQTQQPGMWTQPRLTSLHPMLNALLQF, encoded by the exons ATGTACCTAAATCATATGCTGGATAAACCACAGGCTCTCTTAAGTCAAAaccaaattaaaatacaacaaatgcGACAAGTTACCTCCTCACCTATTAATGGCTACAGTTCTCTATTGAGTAATATAGCTGAATCAAATAGTAACTCCTTACCATTTAATTCGGATCCAGAATTGTCAGATCTTTTAGAAGAAGTCATGGACATCATGAATGTCACTTCAGAGTTCag ctttGGAACTACTACACAAACTCAAACCATTACACAAATGTGCAAAAAATTGTACAACAAATCCCATCAAGAGTCTCCATCATTACATTCACAATATCAAAATTCTATCAACCTCTGTGGTAGTCAA caacagcaaacacaaaatattaatattagccaAACCCAACAACCTGGGATGTGGACTCAACCGAGATTGACATCACTACATCCTATGCTTAACGCTCTACtgcag ttttag
- the LOC132935440 gene encoding IQ motif and SEC7 domain-containing protein 1 isoform X2 yields the protein MCDDNKRLQKPTNGLGCRQVHSGHATYDVGIPLEESMDIINQQCQEIYELRTQLNLVMNERDMLLSEVGRLKFDMELYDQRMMSHDTTTREDKYDKSNNRNFLNQCEQYSHWTGTMSKNNMVQPEQFHTSASYELSQDLIEKQIELLERKYGGDRARQAALVIQRAFRHYMLVKKFAHITAMAKAEKRLSKRLEDTQSLRSHDSQLSIRSGSLRERRSGYSPTKCNSLPRSRSGRCDLNYYYSLESSCSHFYSHNYSYNDMKDDITSQVAHQMMPNFLCGNSHNNGSDTYRQAHSGSDCNQYGSSSSSSCMFSGSSTGYPSNISKNKVPPEVPKRTSSISFRSLREQHQNIAAGTLNKMSDSGSLSSVQSSGSDGSLSSQSHNLNQTNSSVDSSLLSNSIVSWNKKSQISDVIRKRQYRIGLNLFNKKPSKGIIYLVRKGFLDNAPHAVARFLISRKGLSKQMIGEYLGDLQNAFNAAALEYFAQEIDLSGMQVDVALRKFQTFFRMPGEAQKIERIIEVFSHRYCHCNRDVVARLRNLDTVFILAFAIIMLNTDLHTPNLKPERRMKMNDFIKNLRGIDDCCDIDRDMLVGIYERIKANEFKPGSDHVTQVMKVQSTVVGKKPNLALPHRRLVCYCRLYEVADIYKKERPGVHQREVFLFNDLLVITKILSKKKNSVTYTFRQSYPLNGLTVSLFQMPYYQFGIKLTQRLDSRLLITFNARNDHDRCKFVEDIRESICEMDEMENLRIESELERHRHGHNNRSVNSNSENRDSGVADIDLGPLPSPPVRSPKQHPDDSFENSPSSQATPKRAALTVT from the exons ATGTGCGACGACAACAAACGATTACAAAAGCCCACCAATGGATTGGGCTGCCGTCAGGTGCACAGCGGTCACGCAACGTACGACGTTGGCATTCCGTTGGAGGAGAGCATGGACATCATCAATCAACAGTGCCAAGAGATTTACGAATTGAGGACGCAACTGAACCTGGTGATGAACGAAAGGGACATGTTGCTCAGCGAAGTCGGCCGTCTCAAATTTGATATGGAACTCTACGATCAGCGCATGATGTCCCATGACACCACCACCAG agaAGACAAGTATGACAAAAGCAATAATCGAAATTTTTTGAACCAATGTGAACAGTATAGTCATTGGACTGGCACAATGTCCAAAAATAACATGGTTCAACCAGAACAATTTCATACATCTGCCTC GTATGAGTTATCACAAGATTTGATTGAAAAGCAGATTGAGTTGCTAGAAAGAAAATATGGAGGTGACAGAGCCAGACAAGCTGCACTAGTCATTCAGCGAGCATTCAGACATTATATGCTGGTCAAAAAATTCGCTCATATCACAGCAATGGCAAAAGCTGAAAAAAGACTTAGTAAACGATTGGAAGATACGCAAAGTTTACGATCTCATGATAGTCAGCTGAGTATAAGATCAGGGTCCTTAAGAGAACGACGATCGGGTTACTCACCAACCAAGTGTAATTCTCTTCCACGTTCTAGATCTGGACGGTgcgatttaaattattattacagctTGGAATCTTCATGTTCCCACTTCTACTCACATAATTACTCCTATAACGATATGAAA gACGATATCACTAGTCAAGTGGCACATCAGATGATGCCTAACTTTTTATGTGGAAACAGCCATAACAATGGTTCGGACACATATAGACAAGCACATTCTGGTTCTGATTGCAATCAGTATGGGAGTAGTAGCTCTTCATCATGTATGTTTTCAGGGAGCTCAACTGGTTACCCATctaatatttccaaaaataaagtTCCTCCCGAAGTTCCAAAACGAACTTCATCAATATCGTTTCGCTCTTTACGGGAACAACATCAAAACATAGCAGCCGGTACACTGAACAAAATGTCAGATAGTGGTAGCTTATCAAGTGTTCAATCTTCAGGTAGCGATGGTAGTCTTTCTAGTCAGTCACACaatttaaatcaaacaaattcTTCAGTTGACTCTTCCTTGTTGTCAAATTCTATTGTCTCTTGGAATAAAAAATCACag ATTTCTGATGTGATCAGAAAACGTCAATATCGTATTGGTCTCAATCTCTTTAATAAGAAACCTTCAAAAGGTATTATTTACCTTGTACGCAAAGGATTCTTGGATAATGCCCCCCATGCAGTTGCAAGATTTTTAATATCTCGCAAAGGCTTAAGCAAACAAATGATTGGTGAATATTTAGGAGATTTACAAAATGCATTTAATGCGGCTGCCTTGGA GTATTTCGCTCAAGAAATAGATCTCTCTGGTATGCAGGTGGATGTTGCACTACGCAAGTTTCAAACTTTCTTCCGTATGCCTGGTGAAGcacaaaaaattgaaagaatCATCGAAGTTTTTAGCCATAGATATTGCCACTGCAACAGAGATGTTGTGGCTAGATTGAGAAACTTGGACAcagtatttatattagcatttgcaATCATCATGCTCAATACTGATTTGCATACACCTAATCTAAAGCCAGAACGTCGTATGAAAatgaatgattttataaaaaatctaagAG GTATTGATGATTGTTGTGATATTGATCGAGATATGTTAGTTGGAATTTATGAACGAATAAAAGCAAATGAATTCAAACCTGGATCAGATCATGTTACTCAAGTTATGAAGGTGCAGTCAACAGTAGTAGGCAAAAAGCCA aaTTTAGCGCTGCCACATCGCCGGTTAGTGTGCTATTGCAGACTATATGAAGTAgctgatatttataaaaaagaacGACCTGGTGTTCACCAACGAGAGGTATTCCTCTTTAACGATCTTCTAGTCATTACCAAAATACTTTCTAAGAAGAAAAATTCAGTAACTTATACATTTCGTCAAAGTTATCCATTAAATGGTCTAACTGTTTCTTTGTTTCAAATGCCTT ATTATCAATTTGGTATCAAGCTTACGCAGCGTTTAGATAGCCGTCTATTAATAACATTCAATGCTCGAAATGATCATGATCGTTGTAAATTTGTAGAAGACATTCGAGAATCAATATGTGAGATGGATGAAATGGAAAATTTAAGAATAGAATCTGAACTTGAGCGTCACAGACATGGTCATAATAACCG aTCAGTTAATAGCAATTCAGAAAATCGAGATAGTGGAGTTGCAGATATTGATCTAGGTCCATTGCCTTCTCCACCAGTGCGCAGTCCCAAACAACATCCGGACGATTCATTTGAAAACAGCCCGTCATCACAGGCTACACCAAAACGGGCTGCATTGACTGTTACTTGA
- the LOC132935440 gene encoding IQ motif and SEC7 domain-containing protein 1 isoform X1: MCDDNKRLQKPTNGLGCRQVHSGHATYDVGIPLEESMDIINQQCQEIYELRTQLNLVMNERDMLLSEVGRLKFDMELYDQRMMSHDTTTREDKYDKSNNRNFLNQCEQYSHWTGTMSKNNMVQPEQFHTSASYELSQDLIEKQIELLERKYGGDRARQAALVIQRAFRHYMLVKKFAHITAMAKAEKRLSKRLEDTQSLRSHDSQLSIRSGSLRERRSGYSPTKCNSLPRSRSGRCDLNYYYSLESSCSHFYSHNYSYNDMKVNNVSTMNQETASEQFFFQDDITSQVAHQMMPNFLCGNSHNNGSDTYRQAHSGSDCNQYGSSSSSSCMFSGSSTGYPSNISKNKVPPEVPKRTSSISFRSLREQHQNIAAGTLNKMSDSGSLSSVQSSGSDGSLSSQSHNLNQTNSSVDSSLLSNSIVSWNKKSQISDVIRKRQYRIGLNLFNKKPSKGIIYLVRKGFLDNAPHAVARFLISRKGLSKQMIGEYLGDLQNAFNAAALEYFAQEIDLSGMQVDVALRKFQTFFRMPGEAQKIERIIEVFSHRYCHCNRDVVARLRNLDTVFILAFAIIMLNTDLHTPNLKPERRMKMNDFIKNLRGIDDCCDIDRDMLVGIYERIKANEFKPGSDHVTQVMKVQSTVVGKKPNLALPHRRLVCYCRLYEVADIYKKERPGVHQREVFLFNDLLVITKILSKKKNSVTYTFRQSYPLNGLTVSLFQMPYYQFGIKLTQRLDSRLLITFNARNDHDRCKFVEDIRESICEMDEMENLRIESELERHRHGHNNRSVNSNSENRDSGVADIDLGPLPSPPVRSPKQHPDDSFENSPSSQATPKRAALTVT; encoded by the exons ATGTGCGACGACAACAAACGATTACAAAAGCCCACCAATGGATTGGGCTGCCGTCAGGTGCACAGCGGTCACGCAACGTACGACGTTGGCATTCCGTTGGAGGAGAGCATGGACATCATCAATCAACAGTGCCAAGAGATTTACGAATTGAGGACGCAACTGAACCTGGTGATGAACGAAAGGGACATGTTGCTCAGCGAAGTCGGCCGTCTCAAATTTGATATGGAACTCTACGATCAGCGCATGATGTCCCATGACACCACCACCAG agaAGACAAGTATGACAAAAGCAATAATCGAAATTTTTTGAACCAATGTGAACAGTATAGTCATTGGACTGGCACAATGTCCAAAAATAACATGGTTCAACCAGAACAATTTCATACATCTGCCTC GTATGAGTTATCACAAGATTTGATTGAAAAGCAGATTGAGTTGCTAGAAAGAAAATATGGAGGTGACAGAGCCAGACAAGCTGCACTAGTCATTCAGCGAGCATTCAGACATTATATGCTGGTCAAAAAATTCGCTCATATCACAGCAATGGCAAAAGCTGAAAAAAGACTTAGTAAACGATTGGAAGATACGCAAAGTTTACGATCTCATGATAGTCAGCTGAGTATAAGATCAGGGTCCTTAAGAGAACGACGATCGGGTTACTCACCAACCAAGTGTAATTCTCTTCCACGTTCTAGATCTGGACGGTgcgatttaaattattattacagctTGGAATCTTCATGTTCCCACTTCTACTCACATAATTACTCCTATAACGATATGAAAGTAAACAATGTCAGTACAATGAACCAAGAGACAGCatctgaacaattttttttccaggACGATATCACTAGTCAAGTGGCACATCAGATGATGCCTAACTTTTTATGTGGAAACAGCCATAACAATGGTTCGGACACATATAGACAAGCACATTCTGGTTCTGATTGCAATCAGTATGGGAGTAGTAGCTCTTCATCATGTATGTTTTCAGGGAGCTCAACTGGTTACCCATctaatatttccaaaaataaagtTCCTCCCGAAGTTCCAAAACGAACTTCATCAATATCGTTTCGCTCTTTACGGGAACAACATCAAAACATAGCAGCCGGTACACTGAACAAAATGTCAGATAGTGGTAGCTTATCAAGTGTTCAATCTTCAGGTAGCGATGGTAGTCTTTCTAGTCAGTCACACaatttaaatcaaacaaattcTTCAGTTGACTCTTCCTTGTTGTCAAATTCTATTGTCTCTTGGAATAAAAAATCACag ATTTCTGATGTGATCAGAAAACGTCAATATCGTATTGGTCTCAATCTCTTTAATAAGAAACCTTCAAAAGGTATTATTTACCTTGTACGCAAAGGATTCTTGGATAATGCCCCCCATGCAGTTGCAAGATTTTTAATATCTCGCAAAGGCTTAAGCAAACAAATGATTGGTGAATATTTAGGAGATTTACAAAATGCATTTAATGCGGCTGCCTTGGA GTATTTCGCTCAAGAAATAGATCTCTCTGGTATGCAGGTGGATGTTGCACTACGCAAGTTTCAAACTTTCTTCCGTATGCCTGGTGAAGcacaaaaaattgaaagaatCATCGAAGTTTTTAGCCATAGATATTGCCACTGCAACAGAGATGTTGTGGCTAGATTGAGAAACTTGGACAcagtatttatattagcatttgcaATCATCATGCTCAATACTGATTTGCATACACCTAATCTAAAGCCAGAACGTCGTATGAAAatgaatgattttataaaaaatctaagAG GTATTGATGATTGTTGTGATATTGATCGAGATATGTTAGTTGGAATTTATGAACGAATAAAAGCAAATGAATTCAAACCTGGATCAGATCATGTTACTCAAGTTATGAAGGTGCAGTCAACAGTAGTAGGCAAAAAGCCA aaTTTAGCGCTGCCACATCGCCGGTTAGTGTGCTATTGCAGACTATATGAAGTAgctgatatttataaaaaagaacGACCTGGTGTTCACCAACGAGAGGTATTCCTCTTTAACGATCTTCTAGTCATTACCAAAATACTTTCTAAGAAGAAAAATTCAGTAACTTATACATTTCGTCAAAGTTATCCATTAAATGGTCTAACTGTTTCTTTGTTTCAAATGCCTT ATTATCAATTTGGTATCAAGCTTACGCAGCGTTTAGATAGCCGTCTATTAATAACATTCAATGCTCGAAATGATCATGATCGTTGTAAATTTGTAGAAGACATTCGAGAATCAATATGTGAGATGGATGAAATGGAAAATTTAAGAATAGAATCTGAACTTGAGCGTCACAGACATGGTCATAATAACCG aTCAGTTAATAGCAATTCAGAAAATCGAGATAGTGGAGTTGCAGATATTGATCTAGGTCCATTGCCTTCTCCACCAGTGCGCAGTCCCAAACAACATCCGGACGATTCATTTGAAAACAGCCCGTCATCACAGGCTACACCAAAACGGGCTGCATTGACTGTTACTTGA